Below is a window of Mycolicibacterium rhodesiae NBB3 DNA.
CTTTCGCGATTCGACGGTCGTCGGCGCTCCGGCGTCCGCGAGCACCGCCTCCACCTTCTGCGCCGCAGTCACCGGATCGCCGAGACTTGCCCAGATCGCCTCGGCGGCATCGTTGTCCGACTGCGTGATGGCGGCGCGCATCGCCTCGGTGACCTCGGGCGGGTCCGTCGCCCGCAGACCCGCGATGGCCAGTGGCACTTTGATCGTCGACCATGCGGTGCCCGTCGACCAATCACCCGCGGTCACCGGGGCGGGTCCTGCGGCGCCCACCGGGCGAACGACGATGCCGACGCTGGCGTTGAGTTCGGCGGCCAATGCGGCGAATTCGGTGGCGAACGGTCCGGCGTCGACGGGCGCGCCGGCAGTCGGCGATGCGGAGGGAGGCGGCGGTACCGCCGGTTGCGTCGGCGCACTGGTGCTCTGCGTCGACGTCGGTGTCGACGCGAGGTCTCGGCCGATGACGATGCCGCCGCCGACGATTCCGATGCCAAGAGCGACGATCAGCACGACCAGCAGAAGACGCCGGCGCGGGCGATTCTCGTCGGGGCTCGGGCGCCCCTTGTCCGGGGCGGGTCGGCTGTTGGTCGTCGTGGCCATCTCCCCCAGTATCACCGCAGCAGATGCGCAGTCCGCGCAGCAAGACGGCGCGCTGTTGATAACAATGCCATCACCGCGCCGCGGTCGACGAACCTCAGACCGGGCGAATCATTTCGAGGCGCCGTTGATCGTCGGCGTGAGAATCATGCCCTTCTCGACGCCCCACATCGTCGCGATCGTCTTGAATTCGCCGGTCTGGATCAGGTGTTCGAGCGCCTTCAGCAGCGATTGCGACAAGCCTGATCCCTTTTGAACTGGCCACCCGTAGGGGGCCGAGTCGAACGTCTCGCCCGCAGGCTCCAGCGCACCGCCGGACGTCTTGATCGCGAACAAGGTCACCGGCGAATCCGACGACATCGCGTCGACTTCACCGTTGATCAGCGCCGCGGTGAGATCGTCCTGATTGACGAAAACCCGCTTGTCGATCGGCGGCTGTCCGGCGGCTTCACATGCGCCGCTCTTGGCCGGGATCTCCGAAGACTCTTGCAGCGACGGATACGTCACGCCGACGGACAACCCGCACGCATTGTTCGGGTCGATCTCGACACCCGGTCGTTGTGCCCACAGCGTCCCCGCCTCGAAGTAGGTGACGAAGTCGACCGCCTCTTCGCGTTCCTTGGTGTCGGTGAACGACGACATGCCGACGTTGAAGTCGCCGCCGCGCACCGACGGAATGATCGCCTCGAACGCCGTCTCCCGGTAGTCGGGCACCAGCCCCAACGTTCGGGTGACCGCGTTCATCAGATCGACGTCGAAGCCGACGATCGCGCCGCTGGCATCCTTGAATTCGTTTGGGGCGTATGGCACATTCACACCGATGATCAGCCGGCCCGTCGACCTGATCTCGTCGGGAACGGTGGCCGCAATCGATTCCACCGCTCCCGGCTGCGGCTCCGGAGTCGCCGTCGACGAGCTCTCCGCCACGCTCGCAGGTTCGGAACCACCGGAGCCCCCGCGCCACTGCCAGACGCCGATACCGCCCGCCACCAACACCAGAGCCACCGCGACCGCAACCACCACCAACCGCGGTGACACCCGCCGACCGGCGGGGGCGGCGCGTCGCGCCGAATGCCGTCCGCTGCCCGCCATCCGCACCGGTGCGTTGAGCGCACGCCGCGCGGCCGCCGCGAGTTCGCCTGCCGACTGATACCGCTTGCCGGGGTTCTTGGCCATCCCCTTCGCGATGACCTCGTCGAACGCCGCGAGCGTCGGGTCGACTTCCGACGGCCGAGGGATCGGCTGGGTCATGTGCCCGGCGATCTGCTGTTCGAGGCTCTGCGCCGGATAGGGCCTGGCGCCGGTCAGGCATTCATAAAGCACGCAGGTCAGCGCGTAGATGTCGGACGTCGGGTCGACCGGCTTGCCCTCGAATCGCTCCGGGGCCATGTACGCCATCGTGCCCAGCGTGCTGCCCGCCGTCGTCAGGCCCACCTCGCCGGCGCTGCGCGCGAGGCCGAAATCGATCAGGTAGACGAAGTCGCGAGGCGTGATCAGGATGTTCGACGGTTTGACGTCGCGATGGATCAGTCCGGCATGGTGAGCGGCGTCCAACGCCGTCGCGACCTGCTCGGCGATCTTCACCGAGAATTCCGGCGACAGCGGCTTTTTCGTGTCGAGCAGCACGGTTCCAAGGTTGCGTCCCTCGATCAGCCGCATGTCCAGGTAGAGGCGGCCGTCGATCTCACCGAACTGGTGGATCGGCACGACATGCGGGTCGTTGAGTCCCGCGGCGGCCTGGGATTCGCGCCGGAACCGCGCCTGGAATGTCTCGTCGGCCGCCATGCTGGGCGGCAACACCTTGACCGCGACTATTCGATCGGTCTTGGTGTCATAGGCCCGGTAGACCTCACCCATTCCCCCTCGGCCTATCAGCTCCTGCAGCTGATAGTGGCCGAATGGTGTCGCCTCCACCGTCGTTAGCTCCTCGGCAGCGGACCCCGCGTCGCTGTGTCGATCGAAACTACATCAGGTTTGCCAGAAAGTCTTAATAGTGGTCGGCGGGCACGGACGGTGATCCGTCCACCGCGCTCCGGCGTCATGATGACGTGCTTGAGCTTCGTCTTCTCTCCTGGCTCTGTCGTGGTGCTCAACTCGACGCGCCGAAGGATCTCGCGCAACACGATGCGCATCTCGACCATCGCGAAACCCGCACCGAGACAACGACGGTTGCCTCCGCCGAACGGGAACCACGTCGCCGGGCTCAGCGTCGCGCCCACCATCCGATCCGGGTCGAACGCATCCGGATTCGGGTAGACGGCCGGATCGGAATGCACCGATGTGATGCTCGGAACGACCATCACCCCGGCCGGTATCCGGTATCCCGCGATCTCGGTGGGCTCCTTGAGGATCCGGCCCACATCGGGCACCACGGGGCGGATCCGCAGCGTCTCCTTGCAGATCGCATCGAGGTACTCGTCGCCGGCGTCACCGGATTCGGCCGCGGCGACCGCCTTTTCGAGGACTTCGGGGTGTCGGGTCAACCGCTCCAATGCCCACGCCAGGCCGGTCGCTGTGGTGTCGTGACCGGCGACGAGCAGGGTGATGAGCTGGTCGCGCAGCTCCTTGTCGCTCATCCCGCCCGCCTGGACCAGCATCGCCAGGGCGTCGGTGCGCTCGGCGAGGTCGGGATCGGCGCGGCGTTCGGCGATCTCGGCGTAGAGCAGCCGGTCGGATTCGGCCATATGTCTCGCCAGCCGCCGCCACGGCCACCTGGTCAGCAGTGACGGTTTGGCGATGGCCAGCGACTCCCACGGGCCGACGCTGAGCAGCTTCGGCATGACGTCACGCAGCGCCGCCAGCCGCGCAGGGTCGCTGGCGCCGATCACGGTCCGCAGAATCACCTCGAGCGTGATCTCCGAGGTCTTCGGCGCCACCGCGAAGGCGCGTCCGACTGGCCAGCCCGCGACGTTCTCGGCCGCGATCTCCGCCATCAGGTCGGCCTGCCGAGCGACGGCATCGCGATGGAACGGCGCCATCATCAGTCGACGGCGTTCGCGGTGGACATCGTCGTCGACCACCAGAACCGAGGTGTCGCCCAACAACCCGCCCAGCATCGAATTGGCTTCGCCCGCATGGAAGATCCGAGGGTCACCGGCGAACACCGTCTTGATGGCATCCGGGTCGGCCAGATAGACCATCTTGCCCATCATCGTGTTCTGGATCGTGAACACCGTGCCGTACCGGCGACGGCACGCCGCCACGAACTGCGGCCACCACCGCATCATCATCACGAGCTGTATCGCGGCGGGAATCTTGGGCCCGCGGGGCAGGCCATCCCGCTCTGTTGGACGCATGCCAAATAGACTACGTAGAGGGGCCGCCGCGGCGAAAGGGTCTGAACGACCTAGTCGCGTTCAGACGCCGACGCAATGTCGTGCTGACAGCGCCGTCGCGGCTATATATGCACGGCTACGCTCTCAGGCCGACATTGTGATCCGATGCCGACCTAGTCGCGCTTGTCGACGCCGGACGGCAGCTGGCCAGGCCCGTGCGTGCCCGGCGCGAGCGAGGGCGCGCTCCGCTGGCCGACGTTGCCGCGCTGCGACGACACGACGGTTCTGGTCGCCGCCGCAGAAAGGCGCTGGTCTTCGGGTTCGGAACCCTCCTCGACGGACTCTTCGGTGTGGACGGTCAGCGTGCGACTACGCCTCATCGAGAAGTGGACTTCCTCCTGCTCCTCGAAGATTTGCCGCACACCGCGCAGCGGTTTCGTGGCCGTTTCGACCGCGGTTGTCACGATCGGCGGGACGAACGGCCGGATCCAGCGGGTCGCGGCTTTCGTGATCCCAGGGATCGTGGGGACCAACGAGCCGCCACCGTCGCGTCGAGGCTCGAGCTCGCCGGCCGATTCCACCTGGGCCAGCTCCGCCTTCGGCGACTCCGGTTGCGGCAATTCCGGCTCCGGCACCCGCGAGGCCTCCACCAGCGTCGGTTCGCTGATGGCCTCGATGACCCGGCGCCGGTGCTGCTCGCGGTCGATTTCGGTCTGCGCCTCGACGGCGAGCCGGGCGCTGGCCAGCTGCTGTTCGGCCCACATCGTCTCGACAGCCGCCCGGACCTCCGCCTTCTTCACCGCGATCGCCGTATCGGCTGCCATGTCGGCTTGCTCGCGGGTGGCGCGTGCGGCCGCACCGCGATCGTGGGTGGTTTCGCCGCGCCACAACTTGAGAATCAGAGGAAGCAGATACACCAGCACGCAGAACCCGATCGCCAGGAGTCGCAGCAGCATCGCGGTCGGGGTGGCCAGCGTCTGATCGTTCATGACGGCCCACCGCGCACCAAGACCATGGTCCACCTCCGCGGCCGCCGTCTCGCGGGCCTGTGTCAGCGTGCGCTCACCCGCGGCGATGTCGGCCTCCAGCGCGGGCGCGCGACGGACGCGTTCGGCGGTCGCACTGTCGAGCTGACGTGTCGCGTCGTCGAGAAATGCGTTGGCAGTGCGGTTTTCGGCTCCGGCGCCGGGAAGCCCGGTGATGCGCGTCTGCGGACATTCGGGCGAGGCGTTGAATTCGCAGCGCGCGACCACCAGCGCCTCGTCGCGCCGTTGCAACGCGCGGGTCACCGCGTCGTCGAGGCCGGCCCGGGTATCGATGGTGCGCTGAAGACCAGCGGCGGCCTGTGCAACGGCGGGCGTGGCGTCAGCGCGAAGGGCAGCTTGGTCACGCAGTGAGCGGTCCACCGTGCCGGAGAGCAGCACGACGGTCGCGAGTTCGCCGACGATGACGCCGAGCGCCACACCGACCGCAGCGCGACCCGCCACACCTGCCCGATTTCGTGTCGGACGACTGGAGATCGCCCAGCTCACCGCGGCTGCCAACACGCCGAAAACCGAGGTCACCGTGATGACGGTCGCTGTCGGCGCATCCGTCGAGTCGGCGACGGCCAGCGCGGCGACGAGCCACGCCAGCGCCGCGCCGAGAAGCACCGCGACTCCGGCAGGCGTAATTCTGTTGGCGTACATCAAAACTCCCCATTTGTGGCGCGACGGCGCAGCGACGACACACCAAACCGGCGACATGGTGTGGTGTGGTCAGGCGGTGCGGAAACCCCCCGCGGGTCGCGCCGTCACACTGGCTGCGAATACCCCGAAATCTTCTCACAACGGCAACAGCGGCGCTGTGCTCGGTGGCCGGTGCCGACTTGTGACCGTCTTGCCGGGCTAAGGTATCGGCGAGTCGCACACCGGCGCGCCGCATCCGAAAGATCCTTGATACATGCGAGTTGACGGACGGGACATCACCGTCACGGGCAGCCTGCTGCAGCCGTTGACCCGCCGGACCAACGACATCTTCCGCGTGGTGCTGTCCGGGGTGTTCCTCGCCGTCGTCATCACCAGTTCGCTGATCACCCGCAACGAATGGGTCGCCCTCGAGCGGTCGGTCTCCGAGATCGTCGCTGTCCTCACCCCGACCCAGGCCAACCTGGTCTATCTGGCCTATGGCGTGGCGATCCTGGCGTTGCCGTTCGTCATCCTGGTCAGCCTCATCGTCGGCCGCCAGTGGAAACTACTCGGCGCGTACGCCGCCGCCGCAGCGATCGCCGGTTTGGCGCTATCGATCACCAATGCGGGCATCGCGGCACCGCAGTGGCATTTCGACCTCCGGGACCGCTTGGACACGCTGCCCTCGCAGTTCGTCGACGACCCGCGGTGGATCGCGATGCTCGCCGCGGTGCTGACCGTCTCGGGGCCCTGGCTGCCCGCGCGGTGGCGGCGCTGGTGGTGGGCGCTGTTGCTGGCGTTCGTGCCGATCCACCTCGTCATCAGCGCGATCGTCCCCGCGCGCTCGCTGTTCGGCCTCGCCGTCGGCTGGTTCATCGGCGCGTTGGTGGTTCTGGTCGTCGGCACCCCCGGACTGGACGTGCCGTTGGAAGGAGCCGTGCGCGCGATGGCCCGCCGCGGCTGCCAGGTCTACGAGATGAAGGTGCTGCGACCGTCCGGCGCAGGCCCACTGATTCTGCAGGCCGCGTGTGAGGACAAGCAGACAACCCTGGTGATGGAGATGTACGGACCGCACCAGCGCGGCGGCGGTGTGCTCCTGCAGCTGTGGCGCAAATTCCGGTTGCGCGACCGCGAGACCGCGCCCCTGCACGCCTCGATGCGGCGCGCCGTCGAACACCGTGCGCTGATGGCCATCGCGATCGGACAACTCAAGGTCGCCAACATCTCGACGGTGGCCGTCGCCGCGCTCGAGCGCAGCTGGACGCTCTACGCGCACACCCCCGCGCGCGGTACACCGATTGGCGACTGCACCGCGGCCATACCCGTCAACCGGGTCTGGGAGTCGTTGCGCGAACTCCACGACTGTCAGATCTCGCATGGGGACCTGCGCGCCAGCGAGATCACCGTCGACGACACCGTGTTGTTCGGCGGATTCGACAGTGCCGAGTACGGCGCGACCGAGGCGCAGCTGCGGTCCGACATCGCGCAGTTGCTCGTGACGACGACGCATCTGTACGACGCACCGTCGACGGTGCGGGCGGCGATCGACGCGTTCGGCAAGGACACCGTGTTGTCCGCGTCGCGCCGATTGACGAAAGCGGCTGTGCCCCCACGTATCCGGCAGGCGGTGCGGGATCCGAAGACCGTGATGTCGAC
It encodes the following:
- a CDS encoding bifunctional serine/threonine-protein kinase/transporter substrate-binding domain-containing protein, whose protein sequence is MEATPFGHYQLQELIGRGGMGEVYRAYDTKTDRIVAVKVLPPSMAADETFQARFRRESQAAAGLNDPHVVPIHQFGEIDGRLYLDMRLIEGRNLGTVLLDTKKPLSPEFSVKIAEQVATALDAAHHAGLIHRDVKPSNILITPRDFVYLIDFGLARSAGEVGLTTAGSTLGTMAYMAPERFEGKPVDPTSDIYALTCVLYECLTGARPYPAQSLEQQIAGHMTQPIPRPSEVDPTLAAFDEVIAKGMAKNPGKRYQSAGELAAAARRALNAPVRMAGSGRHSARRAAPAGRRVSPRLVVVAVAVALVLVAGGIGVWQWRGGSGGSEPASVAESSSTATPEPQPGAVESIAATVPDEIRSTGRLIIGVNVPYAPNEFKDASGAIVGFDVDLMNAVTRTLGLVPDYRETAFEAIIPSVRGGDFNVGMSSFTDTKEREEAVDFVTYFEAGTLWAQRPGVEIDPNNACGLSVGVTYPSLQESSEIPAKSGACEAAGQPPIDKRVFVNQDDLTAALINGEVDAMSSDSPVTLFAIKTSGGALEPAGETFDSAPYGWPVQKGSGLSQSLLKALEHLIQTGEFKTIATMWGVEKGMILTPTINGASK
- a CDS encoding cytochrome P450; this encodes MRPTERDGLPRGPKIPAAIQLVMMMRWWPQFVAACRRRYGTVFTIQNTMMGKMVYLADPDAIKTVFAGDPRIFHAGEANSMLGGLLGDTSVLVVDDDVHRERRRLMMAPFHRDAVARQADLMAEIAAENVAGWPVGRAFAVAPKTSEITLEVILRTVIGASDPARLAALRDVMPKLLSVGPWESLAIAKPSLLTRWPWRRLARHMAESDRLLYAEIAERRADPDLAERTDALAMLVQAGGMSDKELRDQLITLLVAGHDTTATGLAWALERLTRHPEVLEKAVAAAESGDAGDEYLDAICKETLRIRPVVPDVGRILKEPTEIAGYRIPAGVMVVPSITSVHSDPAVYPNPDAFDPDRMVGATLSPATWFPFGGGNRRCLGAGFAMVEMRIVLREILRRVELSTTTEPGEKTKLKHVIMTPERGGRITVRARRPLLRLSGKPDVVSIDTATRGPLPRS
- a CDS encoding DUF4407 domain-containing protein, with the protein product MYANRITPAGVAVLLGAALAWLVAALAVADSTDAPTATVITVTSVFGVLAAAVSWAISSRPTRNRAGVAGRAAVGVALGVIVGELATVVLLSGTVDRSLRDQAALRADATPAVAQAAAGLQRTIDTRAGLDDAVTRALQRRDEALVVARCEFNASPECPQTRITGLPGAGAENRTANAFLDDATRQLDSATAERVRRAPALEADIAAGERTLTQARETAAAEVDHGLGARWAVMNDQTLATPTAMLLRLLAIGFCVLVYLLPLILKLWRGETTHDRGAAARATREQADMAADTAIAVKKAEVRAAVETMWAEQQLASARLAVEAQTEIDREQHRRRVIEAISEPTLVEASRVPEPELPQPESPKAELAQVESAGELEPRRDGGGSLVPTIPGITKAATRWIRPFVPPIVTTAVETATKPLRGVRQIFEEQEEVHFSMRRSRTLTVHTEESVEEGSEPEDQRLSAAATRTVVSSQRGNVGQRSAPSLAPGTHGPGQLPSGVDKRD
- a CDS encoding lysylphosphatidylglycerol synthase transmembrane domain-containing protein; protein product: MRVDGRDITVTGSLLQPLTRRTNDIFRVVLSGVFLAVVITSSLITRNEWVALERSVSEIVAVLTPTQANLVYLAYGVAILALPFVILVSLIVGRQWKLLGAYAAAAAIAGLALSITNAGIAAPQWHFDLRDRLDTLPSQFVDDPRWIAMLAAVLTVSGPWLPARWRRWWWALLLAFVPIHLVISAIVPARSLFGLAVGWFIGALVVLVVGTPGLDVPLEGAVRAMARRGCQVYEMKVLRPSGAGPLILQAACEDKQTTLVMEMYGPHQRGGGVLLQLWRKFRLRDRETAPLHASMRRAVEHRALMAIAIGQLKVANISTVAVAALERSWTLYAHTPARGTPIGDCTAAIPVNRVWESLRELHDCQISHGDLRASEITVDDTVLFGGFDSAEYGATEAQLRSDIAQLLVTTTHLYDAPSTVRAAIDAFGKDTVLSASRRLTKAAVPPRIRQAVRDPKTVMSTVRDEVKSQTRVDEIRTETVTRFTRGQLIQLVLLIALVYVAYPFISSVPTFLTELRTANWWFALLGLAASGLTYLGAAAALWAAADGVVTLWGLIVMQVANKFAATTTPAGVGGLALSARYLQKGGVTPMRATTAVALQQSVQVITHILLLIFFSTAAGVSANLSRFVPSVNVLYLVAGLLLGLIGTFLLVPRLRRWLATSVRPRLQEVLGHLIELGREPKRLAVIVLGCAATTLGNAFALWAAIEAFGGNTSFITVTVVTMIGGTLASAAPTPGGVGAVEAALIGGLAAFGMATAIAVPSVLLYRVLTTWLPVFVGWQVMRWMTKNNRI